GGGCGAACGTTCCGAGAAATGGCCGTCGATAGGGAGAAAATTAGCTTTCATTACACAATCGCTGACCGTGGCAAAACAGCGGAGCATGTACTACGGccacgatgatgctgatgatggtggcggcaCAAATGTTTTCTCTGTTTACGAGTGTACCGTTGCGCGAAGGATCGGTTTTATCGGGAGGGCAATCCGTGGACCAGGGGATTTGCTGGCGTTTTTGTGGctcttgatttgttttctacgCCGTGGCCGTTTTCTGCGCGGCGTCGGGCCCAACAgcgaaacgagagagaaagctAAAATGAACTTGTTTTATTGAACGGGCAAAGAAGTTTTCCGCGGCCCCCGCGGCTTAATTTGTGAGGAAACTTTTGCGCCACCAATGGAGCTCCCGTGCAAATAAATCAGGAGGCCGTGCGTTGGCAGGGGCCAACTAGACCCTTTTGCATCACGCTCGTTAGTCGCTATGTGATGTgagcgaaaaaagaaggaaaacaatggAAGGCAACAGGCAGGCAAAGGTTGTTTATCGAAGTAGTTCGATTCACTGACAGTGTGTTCAGTTCAGCAAAAGATAATCTGGAAAAAACGGTTATTGAGTTTAAGATTAAATCGAAGAATATATGCTCCTTCTGAGGGAAGTTTTTAGGTCTGACTAGGCGACTTGGGTTCTTGGCACAGAAAGATGAAGGAACAAATAAGGCCAAACATTGTTGTGGCGGTTGCGATAACTGTATGGCCTTCGggcctgttgaagaaaagaaatgatATTCCCAAATGATAGTGACAATCATGGACATTCAATCAGTCGCGAAAGCCAGTTCCTTAAtgatgccacacacacacacctacactTCAAGCGAGTCCATTATGTCCTTGCTATTGCGTCGTCACATTGGACAATAAACACGGACCATCGATGAATCAACagatggcgacggcggccgtcaGAGGACACTACGTGACCCGTCCCAGATATAGCAGATACACCGCATACATCGTCATTTCCGTTTGGTCACGGTCTGTTTAAATATAATCTTGGTCCCTACACACAGTGCACAGTAATCGACTGTGAATTCGCGGTTTTCTAGCTCATCCTGAATGGTTCCGAGATCCTCACAGAATGGCTTTTAGAGAAACGACTCTGCCGTCTGCCTTGGTGAAGTTCCGGACATCCAAGAACAGGCCAGGAACCGAAAATGTAACCCTGCCACCCTGAAGCGGATGTCTTGTGGAAAGCCTTGTTGGTGCGTGGTTCAAAGGCTTATACTCTGCTCGCTGCTCCAGACTGCCAGGATGGCGCAAGGACCACTTCCACCATATGTCCGGGAAGGCAGCAGTTCCCTACGGCTAATGGCTGATGGGCCTGATAAGAGAACGCAGCAACAAGAACACGCAGTACCGTAAACAACAATTGCCATCGAGGAAGCAGCTGGACCCTCGTGCGGTGCCTAACACGGCCTCAAGGCTTCCCTCGTGACGTGATGGGGTTGTTGCAGTGcgtggccgggccgtggaCACCTAGCAACGGTTCGCACACAATGacctcgccaccaccaccatcgttcgATGAAACGCGGTGCGTCATGGCCACGCTACGACGGTGCGATGACTGACGACCGCGGATTGCGCAGAGGGAGCCACTACTCACGGGCCTTCCACTCACGGAGACCTTCGGATTATCGATTTTCTGGAGGACAAAGAACCTGGggcgcgacacacacacacaaacacggacTGGGGGGAGCGCGTACGTACCTCGTCCCGAAGACCCGCTGCGAGACGCTGATCTCCCAGTAGTAGCGGCCATTGTTGAGGACGCGCGTCCCGCGGATCCCGGCCGTGCCCTTGCTCCAGTTTGGGTGGAAGTGCACCTTCCGGTTGTTGGCCCCGCTCAGCCACACCTCCTTCGAGCGGTCCCGCTTGTTCCAACTCCACTTGTCCTCGCAGCCGTTCACCAGGGGCCGCTCGtcgtacggtggcggtggctgcagCAGCCCGAATGCCGCATTGTTGTTGACCTGCTCGAGCGCCGCGAGCGACGCCGGGCTGTCCATCGCGTCCATCGAGTGACTTGGGGAGCCGGCTGCCCCGCCCGCTGCCGGACCCGGCTGGTCGAACGTTCCCGACTCCGATGAGCTGACGGAGGAGGCCGTGGATGACGCACCCGATAACGGTGctccatcggtggccgccccATCGTTGCCGGCGCTCCCCACATTACGGTTCTCGTTGATAGTCATcagtgcgtcgtcgtcgtcgtgctgcggttcggcggtggccaccaccgcacagCTGCTGCGACCGCTGCGGACGCGGATCGAACGCGGAGACGGTGGTCTCCTAGCACTCATGCATGCCCCCCCGGCCACGCACCCGGGCAGCTCAGTAGTAGTGGTGACTGTAGTGCTGGGGCCGGACACCTGTCCCTTCACCGACACCCTGCGCTCCTGGCTGCTGTTCGCGGCTCACCATCAGTAGCTGCTCGGCCCGGTTCCGACGGTTGCGGCGCGGCCGTACACCGAGCCCGGTACCGTGTCCCCCGCTGCTGTGCCCGGCGCTACCGCTTCCGGGACCGCTACCTCCCcagccgcctccgccgcctccccagccgtggccgtgcttgCCACCGTCCGGGTGGTGATGCGGGTGAATCAGGAACGAGTTGTAACAGCGCAGCACTAGCTTGTTCAGGAACACGCAAATGTTCTTcagaaacagcagcaccagtatcAACGTCATGCGGATACCGTCCACGAGACCAGACCACGTCCCTAGAGGTCCCCACTCCTCTCGTCCCAGCCGTCCCGCAGGATCGGGACCCGGTCACAGCAGGCGGTGTGTGATGTACGCGCGCGAGATGGGTTTTCCCTCGGCCTACTACGACACAGCTCCTTGGTCGTAGCTCATCCGTCAACTTGAGCAAAACTGCTTAAGGCTCGCTCCTTAGTATTACTACACAGCTACAGATTGGTTTCACACGGACGACGTCACATCCGGACAGCAGCCAGGGATAGGCAGGCCCTCTTTCTCACTCTGGTACGTCGTTTCTCTTCGTCCTTCCGAAGTGGACACGTCTGTCAGCAACACGCCCCACACTGCTGCACACAGGGTGGACGCCCCAAGAGTGTCCGCCGCCCGGGGGAGGTTGTGAGGAGGttccagcagcaccgtcgcGTCGACGCACTGCTGCGCAGTAGAGTGTACctccgtgtgttggtgtgtgttgggcTGTGGAACAAAGTGCAACGACGCTGTTGACGACGGGTGGGCCGCGCTGGGAGAAAGTTATGCAAAACCTGCACCTGACCACGGCCCGGACACCTCAGAATACCCCGTCCGCCGAGGGGCTGCTGTGGGCCTGCGAGGTGCCCACAAACCGGAGACCACTTGCAGAGCCACAGATAAGCACCTTCcgccctctttctctctcactcacacacacacactttgtgACGACGGCGGTCAACGTGCGTCCGTGCCGTGAGAGACGTCCGTGTACATTGTCACCCTCGGTGCGACTAAGCGCACCACTCGGTGGAAAGtcccgtcgtcatcgtcacggTTTCCCTGTTATTTCCGCAAGCGccggtgtccgtgtgtgtgtgtgcgtcgggaAAACTCACCCCTGCCGACCCAATTCCGGTTCGtgctcaccaacacacgcacacagataGCGCGCGCCACCCTTCAACGCGAGGGGAGCTATCGATCCTTAGAACACACCAGCGGAAGGAGACGTTCGAAGGGTTTACTATTTTGGCGGAACACCAGGCGGAACACCAGGCGGAGTATGTAAACAGATTGTgcacacgtacgcacgcacacgcatacGGCGGGCGCAGACGTCTGCAAGGATCGCTACACACAATGGTAATTGATTTTCGCGTagcgcccgcacacacacgtgcacgtTGCTAGAATGTGCGTGCGTCGAAGGGCTCGTTTGTTTCTTGAATCCTGCCGGGCAAAGGACTACGCGGGTTGTTTATACACTGGGACGTCGAGACGGCGCAGGAGATTGTGTTCCGTCGGCGTTTGATGGAGTGTTTCACCGCCAATCGATAGCTGATTGATTGGGTTCGGCTTTGACAACTTCCAACTTCTTTGCTCATCGCGGGCAGGCCATGGAACGAAAAGGAGACTCTGGAGTCCTTTGATCGAACGCTGTTTTTGGGAGGGCTATGAACGGTGTAATAGTTTTGGAAGATTTTAGATAATTCACCGGGACATTGGCTGATACACTACGGGAAAATAAGCTATCATTACAATGGTTGAGTTGTGCCTTGCATGGTGTTAGTC
Above is a window of Anopheles cruzii unplaced genomic scaffold, idAnoCruzAS_RS32_06 scaffold01675_ctg1, whole genome shotgun sequence DNA encoding:
- the LOC128276590 gene encoding RNA-binding protein Raly-like, which encodes MTLILVLLFLKNICVFLNKLVLRCYNSFLIHPHHHPDGGKHGHGWGGGGGGWGGSGPGSGSAGHSSGGHGTGLGVRPRRNRRNRAEQLLMVSREQQPGAQGVGEGTGVRPQHYSHHYY